One stretch of Myxocyprinus asiaticus isolate MX2 ecotype Aquarium Trade chromosome 23, UBuf_Myxa_2, whole genome shotgun sequence DNA includes these proteins:
- the LOC127413614 gene encoding kelch-like protein 31 — translation MAPKKNKAAKKNKADINEMTIMVEDSPSNKINGLNTLLEGGNGFSCISTEVTDATYAPNLLEGLGHMRQDSFLCDLAVATKSKSFDVHKVVMASCSVYIQNVLRKDPSLKKIDLNDLSPVGLATVITYAYSGKLTLSLYTIGSTISAAMLLQIHTLVKMCSDFLMREISVENCMYIVNIADTYNLKETKESAQKFMRENFIEFSEMEQFLKLTYEQISEFLMDDSLHLPSELTAFQIAIKWLDFDEKRLKYAPDLLSNIRFGTISPQDLVSHVQTVPRMMQDSECHRLLVDAMNYHLLPFQQNILQSRRTKVRGGLRVLLTVGGRPALTEKSLSKDILYRDEDNIWNKLTEMPAKSFNQCVAVLDGFLYVAGGEDQNDARNQAKHAVSNFCRYDPRFNSWIHLANMIQKRTHFSLNTFNGLLFAVGGRNSDGCQASVECYVPSSNQWQMKAPMEVPRCCHGSTVIDGKILVTGGYINNAYSRAVCSYDPSTDSWQDKNSLSTPRGWHCSVTVVNHAYVLGGSQLGGRGERVDVLPVECYNPHSGQWSYVSPLLTGVSTAGAATLNNKIYLLGGWNEIEKKYKKCIQVYNPDLNEWTEDDELPEATVGISCSVVTIPTRKTRESRASSVSSAPVSI, via the exons ATGGCACCCAAAAAGAACAAGGCCGCTAAAAAGAACAAAGCTGATATCAATGAGATGACAATTATGGTAGAAGACAGTCCCTCCAACAAAATCAATGGGCTCAACACTCTTCTGGAAGGTGGAAATGGCTTTAGTTGCATCTCAACTGAGGTCACCGACGCCACCTATGCACCTAACCTCCTGGAGGGACTTGGCCACATGAGGCAAGACAGCTTCCTCTGTGATCTGGCCGTAGCCACCAAGTCCAAATCCTTTGATGTTCACAAGGTTGTGATGGCTTCCTGCAGTGTGTACATCCAAAACGTGCTCAGGAAAGATCCGTCCCTCAAGAAGATTGACCTCAACGATTTATCTCCAGTTGGTTTGGCTACAGTCATCACATATGCTTATTCTGGAAAGCTGACCTTGTCTTTGTACACCATTGGCAGCACGATCTCAGCAGCCATGCTGTTGCAGATCCATACTTTGGTGAAGATGTGCAGCGATTTCCTGATGCGAGAGATCAGCGTGGAGAACTGTATGTACATCGTCAACATTGCCGACACGTACAATCTGAAGGAGACAAAAGAATCAGCACAGAAGTTCATGCGGGAGAACTTCATCGAGTTCTCTGAGATGGAACAGTTCCTGAAGCTCACCTATGAGCAAATCAGTGAATTTCTCATGGATGACTCACTTCATTTGCCTTCGGAGCTCACAGCTTTCCAGATTGCAATTAAGTGGTTAGACTTTGACGAGAAGAGGCTAAAGTATGCTCCTGATCTGTTGTCCAACATTCGCTTTGGAACCATCTCACCCCAGGACCTTGTTAGTCACGTACAGACCGTACCTAGAATGATGCAAGATTCGGAGTGCCACCGTCTGCTGGTTGATGCCATGAATTACCATCTGTTGCCATTCCAACAGAACATTCTGCAGTCCAGAAGGACCAAGGTTCGTGGTGGCCTCCGAGTGCTGCTCACTGTGGGTGGACGACCTGCCCTAACCGAGAAATCTCTCAGCAAGGACATTCTCTACCGAGATGAGGACAACATCTGGAACAAGCTAACGGAAATGCCTGCAAAGAGCTTCAACCAGTGTGTAGCTGTTTTGGATGGCTTTCTTTACGTGGCTGGTGGCGAAGACCAGAATGATGCAAGGAATCAAGCGAAACATGCCGTTAGCAATTTCTGCAG ATATGACCCCCGATTCAACTCATGGATCCACCTGGCTAACATGATTCAAAAGCGCACTCATTTCAGCCTCAACACCTTCAACGGTCTCTTGTTCGCTGTAGGCGGACGCAATTCCGATGGCTGCCAGGCATCTGTTGAGTGCTACGTTCCATCCTCAAACCAATGGCAAATGAAAGCTCCAATGGAAGTCCCTAGATGTTGCCATGGCAGTACAGTTATCGATGGCAAGATCTTGGTAACCGGCGGTTACATTAACAATGCCTACTCTCGTGCTGTATGTTCTTATGACCCATCCACCGACAGCTGGCAGGATAAGAACAGTTTAAGCACCCCGAGAGGATGGCATTGTTCCGTGACCGTCGTAAATCACGCCTACGTTCTTGGCGGCAGCCAACTGGGTGGACGCGGCGAGAGGGTAGACGTCTTACCGGTTGAATGTTACAACCCTCACTCTGGCCAGTGGAGCTATGTCTCCCCCTTGCTTACGGGGGTGAGCACAGCAGGTGCTGCCACCTTGAATAACAAGATTTATCTTCTAGGCGGCTGGAACGAGATTGAGAAGaagtataaaaaatgtattcaggTGTATAACCCTGATCTTAACGAATGGACTGAGGATGATGAATTGCCAGAGGCTACAGTTGGTATCTCATGTTCTGTTGTCACCATCCCTACACGCAAAACACGAGAGTCGAGGGCCAGCTCCGTATCGTCTGCGCCGGTTAGTATATAA